In the Alteromonas sp. M12 genome, one interval contains:
- a CDS encoding LysR family transcriptional regulator produces the protein MDIKTLKSFITVAKHKSFSEAARELHTVQPAISRHISALEAELEVRLFNRNSRDVVITPAGEQLLTDASAILTLTDKAKSQVKRAHSGKVGTLNIAHLSSACLSFMATLIRTYKSQFPEVHVSLFEMTATEQIEAFKQDKIDIAFSRPLPTPIADEFIRHDIYIDKLVALVSQSHALAGAKQVELAKLKTEQFIIFNRDEALGLFDETIILCKQAGFSPDIISQPKHMQTLVTEVAAGLGVAIAPFCVSKLYSRGCHFIALENVDTQIPLQIQFKQNNHSATVHAFLNVALAAKSEIQRSMAS, from the coding sequence GTGGACATAAAAACATTAAAAAGCTTTATAACTGTGGCTAAACACAAAAGCTTTTCAGAAGCTGCGCGAGAGTTACATACTGTACAACCGGCCATTAGCCGACATATTTCTGCATTAGAGGCGGAGCTTGAGGTAAGGTTATTTAATCGAAACTCTCGAGATGTCGTGATAACCCCAGCCGGTGAGCAGCTGTTAACAGATGCTAGCGCGATTCTAACCCTTACAGATAAGGCAAAAAGCCAGGTTAAGCGTGCCCACAGTGGAAAAGTGGGTACACTGAATATTGCTCACTTAAGCTCAGCTTGTTTATCATTTATGGCCACTTTGATCCGAACCTATAAATCCCAGTTTCCTGAAGTCCATGTTAGCCTATTTGAAATGACAGCAACGGAACAAATTGAGGCTTTTAAGCAAGATAAAATCGATATTGCATTTTCAAGGCCCCTGCCCACGCCCATTGCTGATGAGTTTATTCGTCACGATATTTATATCGACAAACTCGTTGCACTAGTCAGCCAAAGCCATGCTCTTGCAGGTGCTAAACAGGTTGAGCTGGCTAAGTTAAAGACTGAACAATTTATTATTTTCAATCGTGATGAGGCCCTTGGGCTCTTTGATGAAACTATCATCCTGTGCAAACAAGCAGGATTTTCACCGGATATCATTAGTCAACCAAAGCATATGCAAACCTTAGTGACAGAAGTGGCTGCAGGTTTAGGGGTGGCGATCGCACCATTTTGTGTTAGTAAACTGTATAGCCGAGGGTGCCATTTTATTGCACTGGAAAATGTCGACACACAAATTCCCCTACAAATTCAATTCAAACAGAATAACCATAGTGCGACCGTGCATGCTTTCCTAAATGTCGCTTTAGCGGCCAAAAGTGAAATTCAGCGCAGTATGGCTAGTTAA
- a CDS encoding MFS transporter — MTHSEPEQLLSPFMLLLMTTAIAATAANLYYSQPILPLIANEFNLSDSQLGSVPGLTQLGYAFALLFISPLGDSVVRRQLIGILSCVLVFACGMAVWASNITILLIAVFLIGASANITQQLIPFAASMVPMENKGTTLGTLMMGLTIGILLSRTLSGLVGELLGWRSVFVMSALLAALLGVLLWIFLPVNKPQASLRYWPLIKSTLSLFCQHKSLQLFTFSGALWFASFNVLWATLAIYVSEAPFDYNAQQAGLFGVIALAGVIGAKVSGKWVNRFGSKTLIKMALVLAAVGFAITGLFAGNLISLIIGIILIDFAIFSAQVANQVRVFSIDPTAQSRINGIYMLGYYLGGALGSAAGLRVFSLFQWPGVVAISMLFILFSAALNSIAKTKLHSLSTV; from the coding sequence ATGACTCATTCGGAGCCAGAGCAGTTGTTAAGTCCCTTTATGCTACTGCTAATGACCACAGCCATTGCCGCAACAGCCGCAAACTTGTATTACAGTCAACCAATTTTGCCGCTAATCGCCAATGAGTTTAATTTAAGTGATTCGCAACTTGGCAGTGTTCCAGGATTAACCCAACTGGGTTATGCCTTTGCTTTATTGTTTATATCCCCACTCGGTGATTCAGTCGTGCGGCGGCAACTAATAGGTATACTATCCTGCGTGCTAGTGTTTGCTTGTGGAATGGCAGTGTGGGCATCTAACATCACAATACTGTTAATCGCAGTGTTTTTAATTGGTGCCAGTGCCAATATTACTCAGCAGTTAATTCCTTTTGCCGCCTCAATGGTGCCTATGGAAAACAAAGGTACAACCCTTGGCACATTAATGATGGGATTAACCATTGGTATTTTACTGTCTAGAACCTTAAGTGGATTGGTCGGGGAGCTGTTGGGTTGGCGCAGTGTATTCGTTATGTCAGCGTTATTGGCCGCCTTACTTGGTGTATTGCTTTGGATATTCTTACCCGTGAATAAACCCCAAGCGTCGTTGCGCTATTGGCCATTAATAAAAAGTACCTTGAGCCTATTTTGCCAGCATAAATCACTGCAGCTGTTTACCTTTTCCGGCGCACTTTGGTTTGCTTCCTTTAATGTCCTGTGGGCAACATTGGCTATTTATGTCAGCGAAGCCCCCTTTGATTACAATGCTCAACAAGCCGGATTGTTTGGTGTGATTGCATTGGCTGGTGTGATTGGGGCGAAGGTTTCCGGTAAATGGGTGAATAGATTTGGTTCTAAAACCTTAATCAAAATGGCCCTCGTTTTAGCCGCAGTAGGATTTGCCATAACGGGATTATTTGCTGGCAATCTTATATCGTTAATTATCGGAATTATTCTTATCGACTTTGCCATTTTTAGTGCACAGGTGGCCAATCAGGTGCGTGTTTTTAGTATTGATCCAACCGCCCAAAGCCGAATTAATGGTATTTACATGCTCGGTTATTATTTAGGTGGAGCGTTAGGCTCGGCTGCTGGTCTGCGGGTATTTTCACTTTTTCAATGGCCCGGTGTAGTGGCCATCAGTATGCTATTTATTTTGTTTAGTGCGGCTTTAAATTCGATTGCAAAAACTAAACTGCATTCACTTTCAACAGTATGA
- a CDS encoding MFS transporter, with translation MNKLNSLGSYTLLCIACLTIMVGAVIAPGLVSISNALGVADNAILLVTLPALGAVIYAPISGKLIDKYGAYPALIIGLFLYGLVGASVYWLHAPAWIFANRFLLGGMTSVVMAGCTVLISHWYFAEERLNMIAKQGMAIELGGVVFLFVGGLLAAQHWALPLSLYLIAWVFLVMLLLFVPRRYPAGIQAEPEEDSPKLLSGFSLNSVYLSAMLSMVLFFTAFVLMPSNMQGQGYNETQVGFLLAFISLMAVLAASFLPKLCKLLSEQGVLSVAFINFAVSYIFFIQTGTVCLVIGAVIIGFGFGFSIPLLNHMTVARSAVKVRGRNLSHFTMAVFLGQFLTSFVEYIPGGIDNIFLSCMALSVFIASILWIKTLRFTNKVKSST, from the coding sequence ATGAATAAACTCAACAGTCTAGGTAGCTATACCTTGCTCTGTATTGCCTGTTTAACCATTATGGTAGGGGCCGTTATAGCACCAGGATTGGTCAGTATATCCAATGCCCTTGGGGTAGCTGACAATGCCATATTGTTAGTTACATTGCCCGCCCTGGGCGCGGTTATCTATGCGCCAATTTCGGGGAAATTGATAGATAAATATGGCGCTTATCCAGCGCTGATTATTGGTTTATTTTTGTATGGGCTGGTGGGGGCGAGTGTATATTGGTTGCACGCGCCGGCTTGGATATTTGCCAATCGTTTTTTACTCGGGGGAATGACGTCGGTCGTGATGGCTGGGTGTACGGTGTTAATTTCTCATTGGTATTTTGCTGAAGAACGTTTAAATATGATTGCCAAACAGGGCATGGCAATTGAGCTAGGCGGGGTGGTATTTTTGTTTGTGGGGGGCTTGCTTGCCGCTCAACATTGGGCGTTACCGCTGTCACTTTATTTAATTGCTTGGGTATTTTTGGTGATGCTGTTACTTTTCGTTCCCCGTCGATATCCGGCTGGAATACAAGCGGAACCTGAAGAAGACTCGCCAAAATTACTCTCTGGCTTTTCCCTCAACAGTGTTTACCTTAGTGCAATGCTGTCGATGGTTTTATTTTTCACTGCCTTTGTTTTAATGCCCAGTAATATGCAAGGGCAAGGTTACAATGAAACACAAGTGGGCTTTTTGTTAGCCTTTATTTCATTGATGGCGGTATTAGCAGCCTCTTTCTTACCCAAGCTTTGTAAACTGCTTAGTGAACAAGGTGTTTTATCCGTGGCGTTTATTAATTTTGCGGTGTCTTACATTTTCTTTATACAAACAGGCACAGTCTGTTTAGTAATTGGTGCGGTTATTATCGGCTTTGGTTTTGGATTTAGTATTCCTTTATTAAATCACATGACCGTTGCGCGAAGTGCAGTAAAGGTGCGCGGTAGAAATTTATCGCACTTCACCATGGCGGTGTTTTTAGGGCAGTTCTTAACGTCTTTTGTTGAGTACATTCCAGGTGGAATTGACAATATATTTTTAAGTTGTATGGCGCTATCCGTATTCATTGCCAGCATTCTATGGATTAAAACGCTGAGATTCACAAATAAGGTAAAGAGTTCAACATGA
- a CDS encoding redoxin domain-containing protein, whose amino-acid sequence MTNLVKPIPGSSFPFIEATLLDGSRVNLGQAHGDADWQMLVVYRGKHCPLCVRYLNLLEQHKEALNAIGVSVTAVSADSKAQLTDNMDSLDVSFPIAYGVTVEQMKQLGLYISAPRSDKETDHDFSEPALFVINGEGVLQAVDISNAPFLRPELDVVVRGLTFVRKQTDYPIRGTLVY is encoded by the coding sequence ATGACAAATTTAGTAAAACCCATTCCCGGTAGTAGTTTTCCGTTCATTGAGGCAACGCTTCTTGATGGCTCTAGGGTTAATTTAGGACAGGCTCACGGTGATGCCGACTGGCAAATGCTGGTGGTGTATAGAGGCAAACATTGCCCCTTGTGTGTACGCTACTTAAACTTATTAGAGCAGCACAAAGAAGCGTTAAATGCTATTGGGGTGAGTGTCACTGCCGTCTCAGCAGATTCAAAGGCACAACTAACCGACAACATGGACAGCTTAGATGTGTCTTTTCCTATCGCTTATGGGGTAACCGTTGAGCAAATGAAACAGCTAGGCTTGTATATTTCTGCTCCACGCTCTGATAAAGAAACCGATCATGATTTTTCAGAACCGGCCCTGTTTGTCATAAACGGGGAGGGGGTATTGCAGGCTGTGGATATTTCCAATGCGCCTTTTTTACGCCCAGAATTAGACGTGGTAGTGAGAGGGTTAACCTTTGTTCGTAAACAAACGGACTACCCGATTCGCGGCACACTAGTCTATTAG